In the Methylophilus sp. 5 genome, one interval contains:
- the rsmA gene encoding 16S rRNA (adenine(1518)-N(6)/adenine(1519)-N(6))-dimethyltransferase RsmA, whose amino-acid sequence MKHIAKKKFGQNFLIDQAIIQSLINAIHPQADDLMVEIGPGLGAMTQPLIKHLDHLHVVEIDRDIIQWMQGFYPPKKITIHNSDVLKFDFATIGERIRVVGNLPYNISSPILFKLLENTAQIIDMHFMLQKEVVERMVAEPSNSEYGRLSVMLQYRLQMEYMVTVPPEAFDPAPKVESAFVRCVPYATLPYPATDEALFAKVVMAAFGQRRKTLRNTLKGLLDDDGFTALNIDSQLRAENLGVAEFVAISNYLSNHL is encoded by the coding sequence ATGAAACACATTGCCAAGAAAAAATTTGGTCAAAACTTTTTGATCGACCAAGCCATCATCCAAAGCCTGATCAATGCCATCCATCCGCAAGCGGACGATCTCATGGTCGAAATTGGCCCTGGACTGGGCGCCATGACGCAGCCCTTGATCAAGCACTTGGATCATTTGCATGTGGTCGAAATCGACCGCGACATTATTCAGTGGATGCAGGGCTTTTATCCGCCAAAAAAAATCACCATCCATAACTCAGACGTATTGAAATTTGATTTCGCGACGATTGGCGAACGCATTCGGGTGGTCGGCAACCTGCCTTACAATATCTCTAGCCCGATCTTGTTCAAGCTGCTGGAAAACACAGCGCAGATCATAGACATGCACTTTATGCTGCAAAAAGAAGTGGTCGAACGCATGGTAGCTGAGCCTTCTAACTCGGAATACGGCCGCTTGTCAGTCATGCTGCAATACCGCTTGCAAATGGAATACATGGTGACCGTACCGCCAGAGGCATTTGACCCGGCACCTAAAGTTGAATCGGCCTTTGTGCGCTGCGTGCCTTATGCCACCCTGCCTTACCCGGCCACGGATGAAGCCTTGTTTGCCAAAGTCGTCATGGCAGCGTTTGGTCAACGCCGTAAAACCTTGCGTAATACGCTCAAAGGCTTGCTGGATGATGACGGTTTTACTGCATTGAATATCGACTCACAGCTGCGCGCCGAAAACCTGGGCGTGGCAGAGTTTGTCGCCATCAGCAACTACCTGTCCAATCACCTTTAA
- the adk gene encoding adenylate kinase, whose product MRLILLGAPGAGKGTQATFIKEKFNIPQISTGDMLRAAVKAGTQLGLEAKKFMDAGGLVPDEVIIGLVKERIKDADCANGFLFDGFPRTIPQAEAMKNAGVAIDYVVEIDVPDAAIVERMSGRRSHPASGRTYHVKFNAPKVTGKDDVTGEDLVQRDDDKEEVVLKRLQVYHDQTEQLIGYYSDWANSGVSGAPQYVKVNGLGELNVIKEDIFSALK is encoded by the coding sequence ATGCGTTTGATTCTGCTGGGCGCCCCCGGTGCCGGTAAAGGGACACAAGCCACCTTTATTAAAGAAAAATTCAATATTCCGCAAATTTCCACTGGCGATATGTTGCGCGCAGCAGTCAAAGCAGGCACTCAATTGGGCTTAGAAGCCAAGAAATTTATGGACGCAGGCGGCCTGGTGCCCGATGAAGTGATTATCGGCCTGGTAAAAGAACGCATCAAAGATGCAGACTGCGCCAACGGCTTTTTGTTTGACGGTTTTCCACGCACGATTCCACAAGCCGAAGCCATGAAAAACGCTGGTGTGGCCATTGATTACGTGGTCGAAATCGACGTGCCGGATGCAGCCATCGTTGAACGCATGAGCGGTCGCCGCAGCCATCCGGCTTCTGGCCGTACTTACCATGTTAAATTTAACGCCCCAAAAGTAACAGGTAAAGACGATGTGACCGGTGAAGACCTGGTGCAACGTGACGACGACAAAGAAGAAGTCGTGCTCAAGCGTTTGCAGGTGTATCACGACCAGACTGAGCAATTGATTGGTTACTACTCAGACTGGGCCAACTCCGGTGTGAGTGGTGCGCCACAATACGTTAAGGTGAATGGCCTGGGCGAATTGAATGTGATTAAAGAAGACATTTTTAGCGCATTAAAATAA
- a CDS encoding TonB-dependent receptor domain-containing protein produces the protein MKKKSLLMATVLAFNPAMEVLAEEKERQDETVNISPVVVKGILPDRLESVPGSYYLVDEKALEERRPFSIQEALNNVPGVHVVGENSFGLGVNIGVRGLDPRRTARTLLMEDGMPLFLAPYGDPAAHYTTPLERVQRIEVVKGSGQILYGPQTVGGMINFVTRPVPSDGQVHGNVSATLGNNDFSSLYGTIGAGDERGGLMIDALHKKGDGIRHNHDFEIQEYTAKGQLNLSDRHTLIAKASYFRESSHVSETGLGLVEYNENKYQAPTGKNDVFEHERTTFQLQHLFQINTQAKLSTQAYYAKSERASFRQINDPGGLGGRSVMDRCTGLGVATEANAELCGGRWRPREYEYWGIEPRLDLQHSLFGVESNAVLGFRYHREDIQRNQFRGSDPRIQNQGYAEAFGDHREQIHTDVEAKSYYAQNTFYVGDWTFTPGLRIEDLRIRTDILRAEGAVQNNPQSKDTNHQSKVLPGLGLTWNGIEKTTLFAGVHKGFAPPRPDRDVYAPGGANTAVVVNTKPEESTNWELGARTNYIKGVTFETTLFHTIFDDIVVAGPTSGSFINGGQSQQSGVELAGRINFGHIYDSAHNVYVAGSYTNLFTAKFKKTNAAADVFSGDRLPYAPKHMASLSLGYAHPVGFDARIGVDYVSEQQEDVSYRDGRSKADVLSGRTGRIPAYALLNASVNYRPIGSRVSYFMSAYNLADKEYLTSRVDGMVVGRQRQVFGGIRYDF, from the coding sequence ATGAAGAAAAAAAGCTTGTTGATGGCCACGGTGCTGGCCTTTAATCCAGCCATGGAAGTATTGGCCGAGGAAAAAGAACGGCAGGATGAGACAGTCAATATTTCACCAGTCGTTGTGAAAGGGATTTTGCCTGATCGCCTGGAGTCGGTGCCTGGTTCTTATTACCTGGTGGATGAAAAAGCCCTGGAGGAACGGCGCCCATTTTCAATTCAGGAAGCATTGAATAATGTGCCGGGTGTGCATGTGGTGGGTGAAAACAGTTTTGGTTTGGGCGTGAATATTGGCGTGCGTGGCCTGGACCCGCGCAGAACGGCACGTACCTTGCTGATGGAAGATGGCATGCCTTTGTTTCTGGCGCCGTATGGTGATCCGGCCGCACATTACACCACGCCACTGGAGCGCGTGCAGCGCATTGAAGTGGTAAAAGGCTCTGGCCAGATTTTGTATGGCCCGCAAACCGTGGGCGGCATGATTAACTTTGTCACGCGCCCGGTGCCTAGTGACGGCCAGGTGCATGGTAATGTGTCGGCGACACTGGGCAACAATGACTTTAGCAGCCTCTATGGCACGATTGGTGCGGGCGACGAGCGTGGCGGCCTGATGATTGATGCCTTGCATAAAAAAGGCGATGGTATCCGTCATAACCATGATTTTGAGATTCAGGAATATACCGCCAAGGGGCAGTTGAATTTATCTGATCGCCACACCTTGATTGCCAAGGCCAGTTATTTCCGCGAGAGCTCTCATGTGTCTGAAACCGGGTTAGGCCTGGTTGAATACAATGAAAATAAATACCAGGCGCCGACTGGCAAAAATGATGTATTTGAGCACGAAAGAACCACGTTTCAACTACAACATCTGTTTCAAATTAATACACAGGCCAAGCTGAGTACACAAGCCTATTATGCCAAGTCTGAGCGGGCATCTTTCAGGCAAATTAATGATCCAGGTGGTTTGGGCGGGCGTTCTGTGATGGACCGCTGTACCGGTTTGGGGGTGGCTACCGAAGCCAATGCCGAGCTGTGTGGCGGCCGCTGGCGCCCGCGTGAGTATGAGTACTGGGGCATAGAGCCACGGCTTGATCTGCAGCATAGTTTATTCGGTGTAGAGAGTAATGCCGTGCTTGGTTTTCGCTACCACCGTGAAGATATTCAGCGTAACCAGTTCCGCGGTAGCGATCCCCGTATACAAAACCAGGGTTATGCAGAAGCCTTTGGCGATCATCGTGAGCAGATTCATACCGATGTTGAAGCCAAGTCATACTATGCACAAAACACATTCTATGTGGGTGACTGGACGTTTACGCCCGGCTTGCGCATAGAAGACTTGCGTATCAGGACGGATATTTTGCGTGCTGAAGGGGCGGTGCAAAATAATCCGCAGTCAAAAGACACCAATCATCAAAGCAAAGTATTGCCGGGGTTGGGTTTAACCTGGAACGGCATTGAAAAAACCACTTTGTTTGCCGGGGTGCATAAAGGCTTTGCGCCACCGCGTCCTGACCGTGATGTCTACGCGCCAGGCGGTGCCAATACAGCCGTGGTGGTGAATACCAAGCCCGAGGAAAGTACCAACTGGGAGTTGGGGGCGCGCACTAACTACATTAAAGGCGTCACCTTTGAAACAACATTGTTTCATACGATTTTTGACGATATTGTGGTGGCAGGCCCCACCTCCGGTTCGTTTATCAATGGCGGGCAATCGCAGCAAAGCGGGGTAGAGTTAGCTGGTCGCATCAATTTTGGCCACATTTATGATTCTGCGCACAATGTTTATGTCGCGGGTTCTTACACCAATCTGTTCACAGCCAAGTTCAAAAAAACCAATGCGGCGGCAGATGTGTTCAGTGGTGACCGCTTGCCTTATGCGCCCAAACATATGGCATCGCTCAGCTTGGGTTATGCACATCCGGTTGGATTTGATGCCCGCATTGGCGTCGACTATGTGAGTGAGCAGCAAGAGGATGTGTCTTACCGCGATGGCCGCTCTAAGGCGGATGTGTTATCCGGCCGTACTGGTCGCATCCCCGCTTATGCGCTACTCAATGCCAGCGTGAATTACCGGCCCATTGGCAGTCGTGTATCGTACTTTATGAGTGCCTACAATCTGGCCGATAAAGAATACCTGACCAGCCGTGTGGACGGCATGGTGGTGGGGCGCCAACGGCAGGTATTTGGCGGCATCCGTTACGATTTCTAA
- the leuS gene encoding leucine--tRNA ligase produces the protein MQQQYPFKEVEQQAQQHWESNLSFQAKVDSNKPKYYCLSMFPYPSGKLHMGHVRNYTIGDVLSRYHHMKGYNVLQPMGWDAFGLPAENAAIQNNVPPAQWTYDNIAYMRKQLKSLGFAIDWQRELATCQPDYYKWNQWLFLRMLEKGIAYKKTQVVNWDPVDQTVLANEQVIDGRGWRTGALVEKREIPGYYLHITGYAQQLLDDLDKLPGWPERVKTMQANWIGKSVGVRFAFTHEIKTNDGNLIDDGKLWVFTTRADTIMGVTFCAVAAEHPLATHAAQNNPALQAFIDKCKQGSVMEADMATMEKEGMDTGLTVAHPITGEQVPVWIGNYVLMTYGEGAVMAVPAHDERDFGFAKKYSLPIKQVISVVEQSFDLNAWQEWYGDKAKGVCIHSGKYNDLGYTQAIDAVAADLAEKNLGGKQTNWRLRDWGVSRQRYWGCPIPIVHCDSCGDVPVPDDQLPVKLPEDCVPDGSGNPLNKRENFLNCACPKCGQPAKRETDTMDTFVDSSWYYARYASGFSNEAMVDAQTNHWMPVDQYIGGIEHAILHLLYSRFWSKVMRDMGLVNYDEPFANLLTQGMVLNHIFSRRTAKGGIEYFAPEEIELVQDANGKVTGAKLLKDGSAIDYQGIGTMSKSKRNGVDPQSLIEQYGADTARFFMMFAAPPEQTLEWSDSGVEGSHRFLKRVWNFGYALSQIQPADLPNKLTGELASHRREIHSVLKQANVDLAKLQFNTVASACMKMLNTLEKVHKEAEKDWQAVAFEGYSILLRVLSPIAPHVTQVMWQSLKLGADVLTAKWPEPANSALVQDEVEYVVQVNGKLRGSISIPKSMAKEQIEATAVNQDFVQKFLNEGSVKKIIVVPNKLINIVVA, from the coding sequence ATGCAACAGCAGTATCCATTCAAAGAAGTCGAACAACAGGCACAACAACATTGGGAATCTAACCTCAGCTTTCAGGCCAAGGTAGATAGCAACAAACCCAAATACTACTGCTTGTCGATGTTCCCCTACCCCAGTGGCAAATTGCATATGGGGCATGTGCGTAACTACACCATTGGTGACGTATTAAGCCGCTACCATCACATGAAAGGCTACAACGTGTTGCAGCCCATGGGCTGGGATGCATTTGGCCTACCGGCTGAAAATGCGGCGATTCAAAACAATGTGCCGCCTGCGCAGTGGACATACGACAACATTGCCTATATGCGCAAACAGTTGAAGTCACTTGGCTTTGCCATCGACTGGCAGCGCGAGCTGGCCACTTGCCAACCTGACTACTACAAATGGAACCAATGGCTGTTTCTGCGTATGCTGGAAAAAGGCATTGCCTACAAAAAAACCCAGGTCGTGAACTGGGACCCGGTCGACCAGACGGTATTAGCCAACGAGCAGGTGATTGATGGCCGTGGCTGGCGCACTGGTGCGCTGGTTGAAAAGCGTGAAATCCCCGGTTATTACCTGCACATTACCGGTTATGCCCAGCAACTGCTGGACGACCTGGATAAACTGCCAGGTTGGCCTGAGCGTGTAAAAACCATGCAAGCCAACTGGATAGGCAAGAGTGTGGGCGTACGCTTTGCTTTTACGCACGAGATTAAAACCAACGACGGCAACCTGATTGATGACGGCAAACTGTGGGTATTTACCACGCGTGCTGACACCATCATGGGCGTAACCTTCTGTGCCGTGGCCGCAGAACATCCATTGGCAACTCATGCTGCGCAGAACAACCCCGCCTTGCAAGCATTTATCGACAAATGTAAACAAGGCTCAGTCATGGAAGCCGACATGGCGACCATGGAAAAAGAAGGCATGGACACCGGCCTCACCGTCGCGCACCCGATTACAGGTGAACAAGTGCCGGTTTGGATAGGCAATTACGTGCTAATGACCTACGGTGAAGGCGCTGTGATGGCCGTGCCTGCGCACGATGAGCGTGACTTTGGCTTTGCTAAAAAATATAGCTTGCCGATCAAGCAAGTGATTAGCGTTGTTGAACAAAGCTTTGATTTAAACGCATGGCAAGAATGGTATGGCGACAAGGCCAAGGGCGTATGCATACACTCAGGCAAATATAACGATCTTGGCTACACACAAGCGATTGACGCAGTCGCAGCCGACCTGGCTGAGAAAAACCTGGGCGGCAAACAAACCAACTGGCGCCTGCGCGACTGGGGCGTATCACGCCAACGCTATTGGGGTTGCCCGATTCCTATCGTCCACTGCGACAGCTGTGGCGATGTACCGGTGCCGGATGACCAGTTACCGGTCAAACTGCCAGAAGACTGCGTGCCGGATGGCTCTGGTAATCCGCTCAACAAGCGCGAAAACTTCCTGAACTGCGCCTGCCCTAAATGCGGCCAACCTGCCAAGCGCGAAACTGACACCATGGACACGTTTGTCGACTCCAGCTGGTATTACGCGCGCTATGCCTCCGGCTTTAGCAATGAGGCCATGGTCGACGCGCAAACCAACCACTGGATGCCGGTAGACCAGTACATTGGCGGTATTGAGCACGCGATTTTGCACCTGCTGTATTCACGCTTCTGGAGCAAGGTCATGCGTGATATGGGCTTAGTCAACTATGACGAGCCATTTGCCAACCTGCTGACGCAAGGCATGGTACTTAACCATATTTTCTCGCGCCGCACGGCTAAAGGCGGTATTGAATACTTCGCGCCAGAAGAAATCGAGCTGGTACAAGACGCCAACGGCAAAGTGACTGGCGCCAAATTGCTTAAAGATGGCTCAGCCATCGACTATCAAGGCATAGGCACCATGTCCAAGTCCAAGCGTAACGGCGTTGATCCGCAATCGCTGATCGAGCAATACGGCGCCGACACTGCGCGCTTTTTTATGATGTTTGCCGCGCCACCAGAGCAAACCCTGGAATGGTCAGACAGTGGCGTAGAAGGCTCGCACCGCTTTTTAAAGCGCGTGTGGAACTTTGGCTATGCTTTATCGCAAATCCAGCCAGCCGACCTGCCTAACAAGCTGACCGGCGAGCTCGCTAGCCACAGACGCGAGATTCATAGCGTGCTGAAACAAGCCAATGTTGACTTAGCCAAACTGCAGTTCAACACCGTAGCCTCGGCCTGCATGAAGATGCTCAACACGCTGGAAAAAGTACACAAAGAAGCCGAGAAAGACTGGCAAGCCGTGGCGTTTGAGGGCTACAGCATTCTGCTGCGCGTGCTCTCGCCTATTGCCCCACACGTGACGCAAGTCATGTGGCAAAGCCTCAAACTGGGCGCAGACGTGTTGACTGCCAAATGGCCTGAGCCAGCTAACTCGGCATTGGTGCAAGACGAGGTGGAGTATGTGGTGCAAGTGAACGGCAAACTGCGTGGCAGCATCAGTATTCCTAAAAGCATGGCCAAAGAGCAGATTGAAGCAACCGCCGTCAATCAGGACTTCGTACAGAAGTTTCTTAATGAAGGCAGCGTGAAAAAAATCATTGTCGTGCCTAACAAACTGATTAACATTGTGGTTGCTTAA
- the lptE gene encoding LPS assembly lipoprotein LptE gives MLLSPLTPSLLKRFLQNSGWLLLIAALSSCGFQLRQPNPVSFKSIQLQGNTQITSALKKSLKEQNIKLVETAEEAELQVDLIHEENEKRILSLSGTGVVREYELYYRVQYRTKASNEPTWGLPLVMESRRDYTYNDSNLLAKLAEEKRLTQTMRTDVLNGIMRRLSALKKAE, from the coding sequence ATGCTGCTTTCACCCCTGACACCCTCTTTGCTAAAGCGTTTCTTGCAAAATAGTGGCTGGCTATTGTTGATTGCGGCTTTGTCCTCCTGTGGCTTTCAGCTCAGACAACCTAATCCGGTTTCATTTAAATCGATTCAGTTGCAAGGCAACACCCAAATTACCTCTGCACTTAAAAAGAGCTTAAAAGAGCAAAATATTAAGTTGGTAGAAACAGCAGAAGAAGCTGAGCTACAAGTTGACCTGATACATGAAGAAAACGAAAAACGCATTTTGTCCTTGAGTGGTACCGGTGTGGTCCGAGAGTATGAGCTTTACTATCGTGTGCAATATCGCACTAAGGCCAGCAATGAGCCCACATGGGGGCTCCCACTGGTGATGGAAAGCCGTCGCGACTACACCTATAACGACTCGAACTTGCTGGCAAAACTGGCAGAAGAAAAACGCCTGACTCAAACCATGCGTACCGACGTGCTCAATGGCATTATGCGTCGCCTGTCTGCCTTGAAAAAAGCGGAGTAA
- the holA gene encoding DNA polymerase III subunit delta — MRIQAAQLAQHLPPKQHLFVLAGDEPLSITEAMDQIRAAARQHGAQERASFSVERYFNWGQVSQFLQSFSLFAEQRILEINIPTGKPGVEGAKALQQLAELPAADTTIIITLPAPDRDMTSSAWYEALLQHGVLLVLNQVPLAQLPEWIAQRLSLQQQTADEASRRFIAEQVEGNLLAAHQEIQKLGLLYPPGPLSEDAIRQCVLNVARFDVSQLGEAMLQGDPSRVMRIIEGLREEGETAVAVMNPLVWLFRPLLQVRLAMQNGQAAQAAMSQARLFGDRQQLVKRALEFLPQKHIEAALQKLSDIDRMAKGVGDGDAWLELSRLCSGIARMAANKSARAATARSR; from the coding sequence ATGCGCATCCAGGCTGCGCAACTGGCTCAACACCTGCCACCAAAACAGCATTTATTTGTGCTGGCAGGTGACGAGCCGCTCTCAATCACCGAAGCCATGGACCAGATTCGCGCCGCCGCCCGCCAGCATGGCGCCCAAGAGCGTGCCAGCTTTAGCGTAGAGCGCTATTTCAACTGGGGCCAAGTCAGCCAGTTTTTACAAAGCTTCTCGCTGTTTGCCGAGCAACGCATCTTGGAAATCAATATCCCCACTGGCAAACCCGGTGTTGAAGGTGCCAAGGCTTTACAGCAATTGGCTGAGCTGCCAGCTGCGGATACCACCATTATCATTACCCTGCCCGCGCCAGACCGCGATATGACCAGCAGCGCTTGGTATGAGGCATTGTTACAACACGGCGTATTGCTGGTGCTTAACCAGGTGCCTTTGGCACAATTGCCAGAATGGATTGCGCAGCGCCTGAGCTTGCAACAACAAACCGCCGATGAAGCCTCGCGCCGTTTTATTGCCGAGCAGGTAGAAGGTAATTTACTCGCCGCGCACCAGGAGATACAAAAGCTTGGCCTGCTTTACCCGCCGGGCCCACTTTCTGAAGATGCCATCCGCCAATGCGTGCTCAACGTGGCGCGTTTTGATGTCTCGCAACTGGGCGAAGCCATGCTGCAAGGCGACCCGAGCCGGGTTATGCGTATTATTGAAGGCCTGCGTGAAGAAGGCGAAACAGCCGTCGCGGTCATGAACCCGCTGGTGTGGTTGTTCCGCCCCTTATTGCAAGTGAGGCTCGCCATGCAAAACGGCCAGGCTGCACAAGCGGCTATGAGCCAAGCCAGGTTATTTGGTGACCGCCAGCAATTGGTCAAACGTGCATTGGAATTTTTACCGCAAAAACATATCGAAGCTGCTTTGCAGAAATTGTCTGACATAGACCGCATGGCAAAAGGCGTGGGCGATGGTGATGCCTGGCTAGAGCTCTCACGCTTATGCAGCGGCATTGCCCGCATGGCGGCCAATAAATCTGCCAGAGCGGCCACGGCAAGGTCTCGTTAA
- a CDS encoding glutamate-5-semialdehyde dehydrogenase, which yields MDIQHYMKQLGEQARAASRLMAKADTSTKNQALRNIAALIRQHEKALLAANQQDLDAAKANGMEAAMLDRLALSEKSVATMAEGLEQIASLPDPIGEMSNFKYRPSGIQIGQMRVPLGVIGIIYEARPNVTVDAAGLCIKSGNACILRGGSEAIHCNQALAKLVHQGLQQAGLPQAAVLVVETTDRAAVGELITMKQYVDVIVPRGGKGLIERISNDARIPVIKHLDGNCHVYVDDEADLDKALRILENSKTQRLGTCNTAESLLVARSIANTALPKLAEMLTSKGIEIRGCEETRALVPQAVAATEEDYYTEYLAAIISCKVVSGVDEAIEHINQHSSQHTEAIVTENYTKARQFLREVDSSSVMVNASTRFADGFEYGFGAEIGISTDKLHARGPVGLEGLTSLKYVVLGDGHVRA from the coding sequence ATGGACATTCAACATTACATGAAACAACTGGGTGAGCAGGCACGCGCCGCCTCCCGTTTGATGGCAAAAGCTGACACAAGCACCAAGAATCAGGCCCTGCGCAATATTGCCGCCCTGATTCGCCAGCACGAAAAAGCGCTCCTAGCCGCTAACCAGCAAGACCTGGACGCCGCCAAAGCCAACGGCATGGAAGCCGCCATGCTAGACCGCCTAGCCTTGAGCGAAAAGTCAGTCGCCACCATGGCTGAGGGCTTAGAGCAAATCGCCAGCCTGCCAGACCCGATTGGCGAAATGAGCAACTTCAAATACCGCCCTTCCGGCATCCAGATTGGCCAGATGCGTGTGCCACTGGGCGTGATCGGCATTATTTACGAAGCACGGCCAAATGTGACGGTGGATGCCGCCGGCCTGTGCATTAAATCTGGCAATGCCTGTATTTTGCGTGGTGGCTCTGAGGCCATTCATTGCAATCAGGCGCTGGCCAAGCTTGTGCATCAAGGCCTGCAACAAGCAGGTTTGCCACAAGCGGCCGTGCTGGTGGTCGAGACGACAGACCGCGCTGCGGTGGGCGAGCTCATCACTATGAAGCAATATGTAGACGTGATTGTGCCACGCGGCGGCAAAGGCTTGATTGAGCGCATCAGCAACGACGCGCGCATTCCAGTCATCAAACACCTGGATGGCAACTGCCATGTCTATGTGGATGACGAAGCCGATTTGGACAAAGCCCTGCGTATTTTGGAAAACTCCAAAACGCAACGCCTGGGCACCTGTAACACCGCCGAATCACTGTTGGTTGCACGCAGCATTGCCAACACCGCCCTACCTAAACTGGCTGAGATGCTAACCAGCAAAGGCATAGAAATCCGCGGCTGCGAAGAAACACGCGCGCTGGTGCCACAAGCCGTTGCCGCGACAGAGGAAGACTACTACACCGAATACCTGGCAGCGATTATCTCCTGCAAAGTGGTTAGCGGCGTCGATGAAGCCATTGAGCATATCAACCAGCACTCCAGCCAGCACACCGAGGCGATTGTGACTGAGAACTACACCAAAGCGCGCCAGTTCCTGCGCGAGGTCGATTCCAGCAGCGTCATGGTCAACGCCTCTACCCGCTTTGCCGACGGCTTTGAATACGGCTTTGGCGCAGAAATCGGTATTTCTACTGACAAACTGCACGCGCGCGGCCCAGTGGGTCTAGAGGGATTAACTTCGTTGAAGTATGTGGTGCTAGGCGACGGCCACGTTCGAGCCTAA
- the nadD gene encoding nicotinate-nucleotide adenylyltransferase: MEIIGIFGGTFNPIHNGHLVLAQSVLDTLHCTQIRVIPAAVPPHKETPAVTAQHRAAMVQLAIQNHPKFVLDTCELERQGTSYTIETLHLLRQRFPSQALCLMMGQDSYQKLPTWHRWLELLDYCHLLVVHRADREKTLFWHPEHDGKLVDIAAAPEAFAAQANGLISFLPTTPPDISSTRIREQLSQNDDTVITEIPQQVFSYIEQNRLYKTVD, translated from the coding sequence ATGGAAATCATAGGCATCTTCGGCGGTACCTTCAACCCCATCCACAACGGGCATTTGGTGCTCGCACAAAGTGTGCTCGACACCCTGCACTGCACGCAAATCCGCGTCATTCCGGCGGCAGTTCCGCCGCATAAAGAAACACCAGCAGTCACCGCACAACACCGCGCCGCGATGGTACAACTGGCGATACAAAACCACCCAAAGTTTGTACTCGATACCTGCGAGCTAGAACGCCAGGGCACCTCATACACCATAGAAACCCTGCACCTATTACGCCAACGCTTCCCCAGCCAAGCGCTATGCTTAATGATGGGCCAAGACAGCTACCAAAAACTCCCCACCTGGCACCGCTGGTTAGAGCTGCTAGATTATTGCCACCTGCTAGTCGTACACCGCGCAGACCGCGAAAAAACCTTATTCTGGCATCCAGAGCATGACGGCAAGTTAGTAGACATCGCAGCAGCGCCAGAAGCGTTTGCAGCACAAGCGAACGGCCTGATCAGCTTTTTGCCAACCACGCCGCCAGATATCTCATCTACACGTATTCGTGAACAGTTAAGTCAGAATGACGACACTGTGATCACTGAAATACCGCAACAGGTATTCAGCTATATAGAACAGAATCGTTTATATAAAACAGTAGATTGA